The Xyrauchen texanus isolate HMW12.3.18 chromosome 28, RBS_HiC_50CHRs, whole genome shotgun sequence genome has a segment encoding these proteins:
- the enpp5 gene encoding ectonucleotide pyrophosphatase/phosphodiesterase family member 5, with the protein MPNLLVIKSCFLSCLLVLLWPSNSLQEEQSKLLLVSFDGFRWDYVNRVPTPNFRALMDEGVQVEQVENTYITKTYPNHYTLVTGLHAETHGVVANEMFDPIRNRSFSMEGPEVYDAWWWEGAVPLWVTNQKAGRKSGAAMWPGSDVAIGGTYPTHYLIYNASMAFETRVEKLIDWFLGPEAINFGVLYWEEPDESGHNLGPESPLMDVVIADIDEKLGFLREKLKAVGLYDKINLIVTSDHGMTQLSHDKIIELDTYVSRDLYTWIDKSPVVGILPKEGKLEEVYSLLKNANPNMVVYKKEEIPEHYHYRHNVRIMPLIIEVKEGWTVMQTRNGSFMLGNHGYNNSLPSMQPVFVARGPAFRCDYTKANMRFVDLYPLMCKILGLRPLANNGSLASVQDLLVETSTPKPVVPSVPKEPSYAWAVGSILGASLVIGFLFIFVQQVTQRQLPPLRLSNSEITQPLL; encoded by the exons ATGCCAAACCTCTTAGTGATTAAGAGCTGCTTCCTGAGTTGCTTATTAGTCCTGTTATGGCCATCTAACTCTCTGCAGGAGGAGCAAAGCAAGCTTCTACTGGTGTCCTTTGATGGCTTCCGCTGGGATTACGTGAATCGAGTGCCTACACCCAATTTTCGTGCCCTGATGGATGAGGGTGTGCAAGTCGAGCAAGTGGAGAACACATACATCACCAAGACCTACCCTAACCACTACACCTTAGTGACAGGATTACATGCTGAAACCCATGGCGTTGTTGCTAACGAAATGTTTGACCCCATTCGAAACCGGTCCTTTTCCATGGAGGGGCCAGAAGTATATGATGCGTGGTGGTGGGAGGGGGCTGTGCCGTTGTGGGTGACCAATCAAAAGGCTGGGAGGAAGAGCGGGGCTGCCATGTGGCCTGGATCAGATGTAGCAATTGGTGGAACATATCCAACACATTACTTGATCTATAATGCATCAATGGCCTTTGAGACCAGAGTTGAGAAACTCATTGACTGGTTCTTAGGGCCTGAAGCAATCAATTTTGGTGTCTTATACTGGGAGGAACCAGATGAGAGTGGGCATAATTTGGGGCCAGAGAGTCCACTGATGGATGTAGTCATAGCAGACATTGATGAGAAGTTAGGATTCCTCAGGGAAAAGCTCAAAGCAGTTGGCCTTTATGACAAAATCAATCTCATTGTTACAAGTGATCATGGAATGACACAGTTATCACATGATAAGATCATTGAGCTGGACACATATGTCAGCCGTGATCTTTATACATGGATAGACAAGAGCCCTGTAGTTGGTATTTTGCCCAAAGAAG GCAAACTTGAAGAGGTCtacagtttgttgaagaacgcaAACCCTAACATGGTTGTGTACAAAAAGGAGGAGATACCAGAGCATTACCACTACAGACACAATGTCAGAATAATGCCTCTTATTATAGAGGTCAAAGAGGGATGGACAGTCATGCAAACCAGAAATGGATCCTTCATGT TGGGAAACCATGGTTATAACAACAGCCTTCCCAGCATGCAACCTGTGTTTGTTGCACGTGGACCAGCTTTCCGTTGTGACTATACCAAGGCCAACATGCGCTTTGTGGACCTCTATCCTCTCATGTGCAAAATACTTGGTCTCAGACCCTTGGCCAACAATGGTTCTTTGGCAAGTGTGCAGGACCTCTTAGTGGAGACTTCAACCCCAAAGCCAGTGGTCCCATCGGTGCCCAAGGAGCCTTCCTATGCATGGGCAGTGGGGTCCATCCTTGGTGCATCCCTTGTGATTGGTTTCCTATTCATTTTTGTGCAACAGGTGACACAAAGGCAGCTACCCCCTTTGCGTCTCTCCAATAGTGAGATAACACAGCCCTTACTGTAG
- the eif5 gene encoding eukaryotic translation initiation factor 5: MSINVNRSVLDQFYRYKMPRLIAKVEGKGNGIKTVIVNMVDVAKALNRPPTYPTKFFGCELGAQTQFDAKNDRYIVNGSHEANKLQDMLDGFIRKFVLCPECDNPETDLHINPKKQTIGNSCKACGYRGMLDTRHKLCTFILKNPPENESGSVKKEKEKKNRKKDKENGSSGGEAGDHNDIDAPDAVDGDDDDEDWAEETTEEAQRRRMEEISEHAKGLTLTEDLEKSLEERVNIFYNFVKQKKDCGSIDSADKEILAEAERLDVKAMGPLILSELLFDENIREQIKKYKRHFLRFCHNNKKAQKYLLGGFECLVKLHQSQLLPRVSVILKDLYDADLVEEDIILAWAEKVSKKYVSKDLAKEIHAKAEPFVKWLKEAEEESEGTEEEAEEDKDNLEVVYSSSARELKMETTKLEKPDHEEDIDIDAI; the protein is encoded by the exons ATGTCCATCAATGTCAACCGCAGCGTGTTAGACCAGTTCTACCGCTATAAAATGCCCCGTCTGATTGCAAAG GTGGAAGGCAAGGGGAATGGAATCAAGACCGTCATTGTCAACATGGTTGATGTTGCCAAGGCTCTGAATCGGCCTCCAACAT ATCCCACCAAGTTCTTTGGTTGTGAGTTGGGAGCCCAGACCCAGTTTGATGCCAAGAATGACCGATACATTGTCAACGGATCTCACGAGGCAAACAAACTGCAAGACATGCTAGATGGATTCATTCGCAAGTTTGTGCTATGTCCTGAGTGTGACAATCCTGAAACTGATTTG CACATTAATCCCAAGAAGCAGACCATTGGAAACTCCTGCAAGGCCTGTGGGTACAGAGGGATGTTGGACACCAGACACAAACTGTGCACCTTCATTCTGAAGAATCCACCAG AGAATGAAAGTGGATCTGTGAAAAAGGAGAAGGAAAAGAAGAACCGAAAGAAGGACAAAGAGAATGGCTCAAGTGGGGGAGAGGCTGGTGACCATAATGACATAGATGCCCCTGATGCTGTG GatggggatgatgatgatgaagactgGGCTGAGGAGACCACAGAAGAGGCCCAGCGTCGCAGGATGGAGGAGATCAGCGAGCATGCCAAAGGCCTCACACTCACCGAAGACTTGGAGAAGTCGCTGGAGGAGAGGGTCAACATATTTTACAACTTCGTGAAG CAAAAGAAGGACTGTGGATCGATTGACTCTGCAGATAAAGAGATTTTAGCTGAGGCTGAGAGACTGGATGTGAAGGCCATGGGTCCTCTCATCCTAAGCGAGCTGCTCTTTGATGAGAACATTCGAGAACAGATCAAGAAGTACAAGCGCCACTTCCTCAGG TTCTGCCACAACAATAAGAAAGCTCAGAAATATCTGCTGGGTGGATTTGAGTGCCTGGTGAAGCTGCATCAGAGTCAACTCTTGCCACGAGTCTCCGTTATACTCAAAGACTTGTATGATGCAGACCTGGTGGAGGAAGATATCATCCTTGCATGGGCTGAAAAG GTCTCTAAGAAGTATGTGTCCAAAGATTTGGCTAAGGAGATTCATGCCAAGGCAGAGCCCTTTGTTAAATGGCTTAAGGAGGCAGAAGAGGAGAGTGAAGGCACTGAGGAAGAAGCGGAAGAGGACAAGGACAATCTTGAG GTGGTATATTCGTCGTCCGCCCGTGAGCTGAAAATGGAGACCACAAAACTTGAAAAGCCAGACCATGAGGAGGACATTGATATTGATGCTATTTAA